A section of the Mesobacillus jeotgali genome encodes:
- a CDS encoding 5-oxoprolinase subunit C family protein gives MLRVIKPGLLTSVQDLGRFGYQKYGVIASGVMDQLAHRLSNILVGNEDNEATLEITLLGPVIQLEKDALIAICGGNLSPAIDGIPIKMWRPIYIKKGGQLSFGQAVAGTRSYLAVAGGFDIQEVMESKSTYLRANIGGFHGRALKPGDSIPFNPHGEFSQLKLDFLSGQAGSEPFIEMDWSVSSDLIPLHRRDPSIRVIRGRQFDLFSEESKTKLFEEEFLVTPQSDRMGYRLKGPFLGLEKPEEMISEAVSFGTIQVPSEGIPIILLADRQTTGGYPKIGQIATVDLPLIVQAKPGDHIRFKEISHEDAQALYLEREENINKLKQGILLKFR, from the coding sequence ATGTTAAGAGTCATAAAACCGGGTCTTCTCACCAGTGTCCAAGATTTAGGAAGATTCGGGTACCAAAAATATGGTGTCATTGCCAGCGGTGTGATGGATCAGCTCGCGCATCGGCTATCGAATATTCTCGTCGGCAATGAGGATAATGAGGCAACTCTTGAAATTACCTTGTTGGGACCTGTTATTCAGCTTGAGAAAGACGCTCTGATCGCGATTTGCGGGGGTAATTTGTCGCCAGCCATTGATGGGATTCCCATAAAGATGTGGCGGCCGATTTACATAAAAAAGGGCGGTCAATTAAGCTTTGGACAAGCAGTAGCTGGTACCAGGTCCTACCTGGCAGTTGCAGGAGGATTTGACATCCAAGAAGTAATGGAGAGTAAGTCCACCTATTTAAGGGCTAATATTGGGGGATTCCATGGACGGGCACTTAAACCAGGTGATTCAATTCCATTCAACCCCCATGGAGAGTTTTCACAGCTTAAACTGGATTTCCTTTCCGGACAAGCTGGATCTGAGCCTTTTATTGAGATGGATTGGTCAGTTTCATCGGACTTGATTCCATTGCACAGGCGTGACCCATCTATTCGCGTCATTCGAGGCAGGCAGTTTGATTTATTTTCAGAGGAAAGCAAGACTAAATTATTTGAAGAAGAATTTTTGGTTACCCCTCAATCAGACAGGATGGGTTATCGCCTAAAAGGTCCTTTTTTAGGCCTGGAAAAACCGGAGGAAATGATTTCAGAAGCGGTAAGCTTTGGAACTATTCAAGTTCCTTCTGAAGGAATTCCAATCATCCTGCTGGCAGACAGGCAAACGACCGGAGGCTACCCAAAAATCGGACAGATTGCCACTGTTGACTTGCCTCTTATCGTCCAGGCAAAACCAGGGGACCATATCCGCTTTAAGGAAATAAGCCATGAGGATGCCCAGGCTCTCTACCTCGAAAGAGAGGAAAATATAAATAAGCTTAAACAGGGGATCTTATTAAAATTTAGATAG
- the pxpB gene encoding 5-oxoprolinase subunit PxpB — translation MECSFHPLGDNAIIVELGKDINIETQHKVQFVVSLLDKYAKDWMIEYIPAFTTVTLFYDPLKVMRDSNKDELPYYYVRSWLQSSLTRIAIATDTTQRVVEIPVCYGGELGPDIEFVARHNNLAAEEVIHLHSNGEYIVYMIGFAPGFPYIGGMSEKIATPRKETPRLKIPPRSVGIAGKQTGVYPIETPGGWQLIGRTPLELFRPEEDPPTLLRPGDRIRFKPISYEEYLELGGDK, via the coding sequence TTGGAATGTAGTTTCCATCCATTAGGAGATAATGCCATTATTGTTGAACTGGGTAAGGACATAAATATAGAAACTCAGCATAAGGTTCAGTTTGTCGTGTCCCTTTTGGATAAATATGCAAAAGATTGGATGATTGAATACATTCCCGCTTTTACTACTGTTACATTATTTTACGATCCTCTGAAGGTAATGAGGGATTCTAATAAAGATGAACTTCCTTACTATTATGTTCGTTCATGGCTCCAGTCCTCATTAACTCGTATTGCCATTGCAACTGATACCACACAAAGGGTTGTTGAAATTCCAGTTTGTTATGGTGGTGAATTAGGACCTGATATAGAGTTTGTTGCACGGCATAATAATTTAGCTGCGGAAGAGGTCATCCACCTCCATTCTAATGGAGAATATATTGTATATATGATTGGTTTTGCGCCGGGATTCCCGTATATAGGCGGCATGTCTGAAAAGATTGCCACACCGAGGAAAGAAACACCTCGGTTAAAAATCCCTCCAAGATCAGTAGGAATTGCCGGAAAACAAACAGGCGTATATCCAATTGAAACACCGGGCGGCTGGCAGTTAATCGGACGGACCCCTCTCGAGCTGTTCCGCCCTGAGGAGGACCCTCCAACTCTCCTTCGCCCCGGAGATCGTATCCGCTTTAAACCGATCAGCTATGAAGAATACCTGGAGCTCGGAGGAGATAAGTAA
- a CDS encoding M20 metallopeptidase family protein, protein MKDIQDQIIKQAVEDRRYLHQHPELSGREYETSKYIRERLESLGIEVLDFQSPSVVGYVKGMVGEKTLALRADIDALPMQEEGDKPYLSKNPGVAHTCGHDGHTAVLLAVAEWIVNNREEVDHNILLIFQSSEEITPSGAEFLVNQGVLEGVDAIFGLHLWQGMKTGLLGLAHGPQMASCDDFEITIEGYGGHGASPHETVDPIYVASHVMQALHGIVSRMLNPITPGVITIGKIEAGSTYNIIPGSASLHGTVRGLTLDAVQTMRSQIEKLTEGICSAFGAKGKVDFILGTPPLVNDVKQSGFVEQVIKSSFGQDQFQLVQPGMGAEDFSHYLLHKPGAFIFVGMGGEKSAYPHHHPKFDIDEDALPIAIKLFIEIMKAYDKK, encoded by the coding sequence ATGAAAGATATACAGGATCAAATAATTAAACAGGCTGTGGAGGACCGTCGTTATCTCCATCAGCATCCAGAGCTGTCTGGCCGGGAATATGAAACAAGTAAATATATAAGGGAGAGACTTGAGTCTCTTGGAATTGAAGTATTGGATTTCCAGTCCCCGAGTGTCGTAGGTTATGTGAAAGGAATGGTTGGGGAAAAGACGCTAGCGCTGAGGGCGGATATTGACGCTTTGCCGATGCAGGAGGAGGGAGACAAACCGTATCTTTCGAAAAATCCCGGCGTCGCCCATACATGCGGCCATGATGGCCATACGGCTGTGCTGCTGGCAGTGGCGGAATGGATTGTTAATAACAGGGAGGAAGTAGACCATAATATCCTCCTTATTTTCCAATCATCAGAGGAAATTACGCCAAGTGGAGCGGAGTTTCTAGTCAATCAGGGGGTTCTTGAGGGAGTGGATGCGATTTTTGGACTCCATTTATGGCAGGGTATGAAAACCGGATTGCTGGGCCTTGCACATGGACCGCAAATGGCTTCTTGCGATGATTTTGAAATAACGATTGAAGGCTATGGAGGGCATGGTGCATCACCGCACGAAACGGTAGACCCGATTTATGTCGCTTCCCATGTCATGCAGGCACTTCACGGCATTGTAAGCAGAATGCTGAATCCGATTACACCGGGTGTCATTACCATCGGTAAAATAGAAGCAGGTTCTACCTATAATATAATTCCAGGTTCGGCATCGCTTCATGGAACAGTACGAGGGTTAACCCTCGATGCGGTCCAGACGATGCGTTCCCAAATTGAAAAACTAACTGAAGGAATATGTTCGGCATTTGGTGCAAAAGGAAAAGTTGATTTCATTTTGGGAACCCCTCCATTAGTAAATGACGTAAAACAAAGCGGATTTGTCGAACAAGTAATCAAATCGTCTTTTGGCCAGGACCAATTCCAGTTAGTCCAGCCGGGTATGGGAGCCGAGGACTTCTCGCACTATTTGCTGCACAAACCGGGAGCATTCATTTTCGTCGGCATGGGAGGGGAAAAAAGCGCCTACCCACATCATCACCCAAAGTTTGATATAGATGAAGATGCCTTGCCGATAGCGATTAAGTTGTTCATTGAAATCATGAAAGCTTATGATAAAAAATAG
- a CDS encoding MEDS domain-containing protein, with protein sequence MEKKIQQLTLDVNETQEGHIFYYSHELDCYVRNAVTYIISGIEQEEHVLLVENDRIYPLIEGHLNKLLTREQLSRLHFINNYDFYWRNGNFHPPTILSFYFSDIVGSYLEDNLSIRTWAHIEWGNQEDIFEDLEEFENQVNHLMQDVKVIAVCAYDANRVSDTFKKRLMKSHGYFMTDEDIIYLNE encoded by the coding sequence TTGGAGAAGAAAATTCAACAACTTACACTAGATGTAAATGAAACCCAAGAGGGACATATATTCTATTATTCCCATGAGTTGGATTGTTACGTGAGAAATGCTGTTACATATATTATTTCCGGTATCGAGCAGGAAGAACATGTCTTGTTGGTAGAAAATGACCGAATTTATCCATTGATAGAAGGGCATCTTAATAAGCTTTTAACCAGGGAGCAATTATCCAGGCTGCATTTTATCAATAACTATGACTTTTATTGGCGAAACGGTAATTTTCATCCTCCGACTATTTTATCTTTCTATTTTTCCGATATAGTAGGTTCATACCTGGAAGATAATCTTTCTATCCGAACCTGGGCTCATATAGAGTGGGGTAACCAAGAAGATATTTTTGAGGATCTAGAAGAGTTTGAAAACCAGGTAAATCATTTGATGCAAGATGTAAAGGTAATAGCTGTTTGTGCTTATGATGCTAATCGGGTATCAGATACGTTTAAAAAGAGATTAATGAAATCACATGGATATTTCATGACAGACGAGGATATTATTTATTTAAATGAATGA
- a CDS encoding STAS domain-containing protein, which produces MIENLNEKLYLAMIENKSALADQWLKMRKKRPNSIYSADADQKTEKLLREQNALTTKTIASSLLDDKKEYHENLEQWAAIVAKSRADMGTPIYEVLEAVHQFRTVIMDFLERYVGAQGNSITKQHLLTWNYSIHSAFDFMIQEFSKVYYQITRDRMKAQHELISELGAPVIPLGDTIAVLPLIGDIDTDRAKRIMETVPAKCIEEKVDKLCIDLSGVPVVDTMVAHQIYSIIQVLSLLGINTFLSGIKPEVAMTSVHLGIDFKGINTFNTLQQALQKMGR; this is translated from the coding sequence ATGATAGAAAATTTGAATGAAAAATTATATCTAGCAATGATTGAGAATAAATCAGCCCTAGCTGATCAATGGTTAAAGATGAGAAAGAAGAGACCTAACTCTATTTATTCTGCCGATGCTGATCAAAAAACCGAAAAACTTTTGAGGGAGCAGAATGCTTTAACGACCAAAACCATTGCTAGCTCGTTATTGGATGATAAGAAAGAATATCATGAGAACCTGGAGCAATGGGCAGCCATTGTAGCTAAGAGCCGGGCAGATATGGGTACACCAATTTATGAAGTGCTTGAAGCTGTCCATCAATTCAGAACAGTTATCATGGATTTTCTGGAAAGGTATGTCGGGGCGCAGGGAAATTCCATTACCAAGCAGCATCTACTAACTTGGAATTATTCCATTCATTCTGCTTTTGATTTTATGATCCAGGAATTTTCAAAAGTGTACTATCAAATCACCAGGGACCGTATGAAAGCACAGCATGAATTAATTTCTGAACTAGGTGCGCCGGTTATCCCGTTAGGAGATACAATTGCTGTTCTTCCGCTGATAGGGGATATTGATACGGATCGTGCAAAAAGGATAATGGAAACTGTGCCGGCCAAATGTATAGAGGAGAAAGTGGATAAGCTGTGCATTGATCTTTCCGGAGTCCCGGTTGTAGATACCATGGTTGCACATCAAATTTATTCGATCATTCAGGTATTGTCCCTTCTTGGCATCAATACGTTTCTTTCTGGCATCAAGCCTGAAGTGGCGATGACATCTGTCCACCTTGGTATTGATTTTAAAGGCATAAATACCTTTAATACCTTGCAGCAAGCTTTGCAAAAAATGGGGCGGTAA
- a CDS encoding DinB family protein, whose protein sequence is MNLNQLVLHDFLNTHNREDWYPPLTDALDRVTYSEAVWKPSEGKVNCIVEIVSHLLYFQERLLRRLTNSIEQFQEASENDETFLKGNEWSQEDWDSLLKKVYKTNEELQLLIESMTEEGMQNTFKQITAAEMISGVTRHTAHHIGQIVMLRKMQGSWPLTRKFVF, encoded by the coding sequence ATGAATTTAAACCAATTAGTACTCCATGATTTTTTGAATACCCATAATCGGGAGGATTGGTATCCGCCTTTAACGGACGCACTGGACAGAGTTACTTATTCTGAGGCGGTATGGAAGCCCAGTGAAGGAAAAGTAAATTGCATAGTGGAAATCGTCAGTCATCTTCTATATTTTCAAGAACGCCTTTTGAGACGGCTGACAAACAGCATTGAGCAATTTCAGGAAGCTTCAGAGAATGATGAGACATTTCTCAAAGGAAATGAATGGAGTCAAGAAGATTGGGATAGCCTTCTAAAAAAGGTTTATAAAACAAACGAGGAACTCCAATTACTAATCGAAAGCATGACAGAAGAAGGGATGCAAAATACATTCAAACAGATTACCGCAGCAGAAATGATTTCAGGAGTTACGCGTCATACTGCCCATCATATTGGACAAATCGTGATGCTGAGAAAAATGCAGGGAAGCTGGCCACTTACGAGGAAGTTCGTTTTTTGA
- a CDS encoding putative holin-like toxin produces the protein MVTYEAMNMMISFATLVIAVVALGISANKKK, from the coding sequence ATGGTTACGTATGAAGCAATGAACATGATGATCAGTTTTGCAACTTTAGTTATTGCCGTAGTCGCATTAGGTATTTCTGCAAACAAAAAGAAATGA
- a CDS encoding ribonuclease H-like YkuK family protein, whose amino-acid sequence MKLQKSFQNLSKRNMDFEEVFQHILSFIKVQPSANHRLIIGTDSQVHGSYTRFITGVVIQREGKGVWACYRSIDIARKIEALQEKISLETNFTQEVACMFTPQKQKQIIDLLIPFLEKGASFKMVGHLDLGLGAKNKTRIYVDEMIKRIESVGLEAQIKPDSFVASSYANRYTK is encoded by the coding sequence ATGAAACTTCAAAAAAGTTTTCAGAATTTGTCAAAACGGAATATGGATTTCGAAGAGGTATTCCAGCATATCCTGTCGTTCATTAAAGTTCAGCCAAGTGCAAACCACAGATTGATCATTGGCACGGATTCTCAAGTACATGGTTCGTACACTCGTTTCATCACAGGAGTTGTAATACAAAGGGAAGGCAAAGGTGTATGGGCTTGCTACCGTTCCATTGATATAGCAAGAAAAATTGAAGCCTTACAGGAGAAAATTTCGTTGGAAACAAACTTCACGCAAGAAGTTGCCTGCATGTTCACTCCTCAAAAACAAAAACAAATAATCGACCTGTTGATTCCATTTCTCGAAAAAGGTGCAAGTTTCAAAATGGTAGGGCATTTGGATTTGGGACTTGGGGCAAAAAACAAGACCAGAATATATGTGGATGAAATGATTAAGCGTATCGAATCAGTCGGGCTCGAAGCACAAATCAAGCCAGATTCATTTGTGGCCTCCAGTTATGCAAACAGGTATACAAAATAG
- a CDS encoding DUF2199 domain-containing protein yields the protein MSNYNERYHCNGCGKYHEELPMSYGGPFPDYVYDIPSKEQEDRIEMYDDLCIIDDEYYFIRGCIELPVMEGKDSFIWDVWVSLSEANFNKTIEYWDAEGREEELEPMFGWLSTSLPCYPETINLKTMVHTRPAGVAPYIELEPTEHPLALEQRNGISKDRIKQIAEELCQQDEQN from the coding sequence ATGAGTAACTATAATGAAAGGTACCATTGTAATGGTTGCGGTAAGTATCACGAAGAGCTGCCAATGAGTTATGGTGGTCCCTTTCCTGACTATGTTTACGATATACCATCAAAGGAGCAGGAAGATAGGATAGAAATGTATGATGATTTGTGTATCATAGACGATGAATATTACTTTATTCGTGGATGTATCGAACTTCCGGTAATGGAAGGGAAGGACTCTTTTATTTGGGATGTGTGGGTTTCACTAAGCGAAGCAAATTTCAATAAAACTATTGAATACTGGGATGCTGAGGGAAGAGAAGAAGAGCTTGAGCCGATGTTTGGTTGGTTATCAACTTCCCTTCCTTGTTACCCTGAAACAATTAACTTAAAAACGATGGTTCATACCAGACCAGCAGGTGTTGCTCCTTATATAGAATTAGAGCCGACTGAACATCCATTAGCTTTAGAACAAAGAAATGGCATATCAAAGGATCGAATTAAACAAATTGCTGAAGAATTATGCCAACAAGATGAGCAAAATTAA
- a CDS encoding epimerase, whose protein sequence is MDAKFLDLFGEILMKNVRDEAIEQCDMTIQGKMKSEESQRLHNLITLSGQRELINDLVPKIVDTTLHHLLTTLEQDESIDVTLNEGYNPVSIKDIIDGLAGELYTEDGWINRFSNKTKT, encoded by the coding sequence ATGGACGCTAAGTTCTTAGATTTATTTGGAGAAATTTTAATGAAGAATGTTCGAGATGAAGCAATAGAGCAATGTGATATGACAATTCAAGGAAAAATGAAGAGTGAAGAAAGTCAAAGGTTACACAACCTTATAACTTTGAGCGGTCAGAGGGAGTTAATTAACGATCTTGTACCTAAAATCGTAGATACTACACTACATCATTTGCTAACGACATTAGAACAAGATGAATCTATAGATGTAACCCTAAATGAGGGTTACAATCCAGTTAGTATTAAGGATATTATTGATGGTTTAGCTGGAGAACTGTATACGGAAGATGGTTGGATAAACAGGTTCAGTAACAAGACCAAAACATAA